The following DNA comes from Pseudophryne corroboree isolate aPseCor3 chromosome 8, aPseCor3.hap2, whole genome shotgun sequence.
gccggttcctacccggtaaggacacgtttgtcttaccgggtaggatccggcatttgcgatctgaaacagGTAATAGTGTCCATGACAGCAGTCACAATGATCACTGCATATTGTGGGGACAATGCCCATTACACttgggggtatgggtcattagtcgaccacacttaggtcgacagtcattaggtcgaccactattggtcgacgtgcattaggtcgacatagtgaccatgtcgacctaatgcatgtcaacaatcatggtcgacctaatgaccgtatggcACACATGGAGGGTATACAATAATGACATTTCCTTTACTGTGGATTcgtcatttttatttttgacccatTTAGGACCCAGCAACTAGATGAGAGTGATCACATTGTGCTGCAGCTGAGGTACCGCAATCACCCTGGCGGGTAAGGAGGGACTTGTAGTCCAGTCTCGCGCAGCTAGCTATAGGCTTTACTGTATTTGCGCTGCGCAGGAGACTACGACTCCCAGAATCCTCCGGGTGGGCACTGGAGCGCCGCCCCTCGCTGCCGTATATATGCGGGCTGCCGTGTACCAGGTAAGAGAAGCCGCTGCCTGCGGGCGGGGGAGAGACGGACCTCGGGGCACTGTGGCCGGGGCTCCCGGGACAGCGCGCAGGACCCACGCGTTGGTGACCGGGGCTCGGGCCATGCCCAGTGCGGGGTCCCTGTGCCCAGCAAGCCTCCATCACACTACCTGCATTAAAATGAAAGGCAGCTTGGGGCTccccagctgttgtagaactgcaACTCCCAGCATGGCTGTCAgaatatgctgggacttgtagttccacagcaactggacaGCCACAAGGTCGCCAAATACACCATGGGACCCCTGCAAGTAGCATGCATGTACTAaattagggtggtcttcaggttgccgacggccgggctcccgacgaccaccataccggcgcggtaatcccgactgtcggcataccgacaccttttctccctttttggggtccacgacccccccggagggagaatagagagtgtagcgcgccactgtgcccgcagcgtggcaagcgcagcgagcccacaaggggctcatttacccTggctcagctgtcggtatgccagcagtcgggattacgttgctgggagcccgaccgccagcaacacatactacacccactaAAAGATGATATTCTAATAGCATTCATTTATATAGCACCAGGGACATAACACGGGGtgcgcagccagtgctgcagcataGGGCGCAACGTGGTGGGGCATTGTGGTCGCTACACCAACAGCGCCGTATTATACCACCTTCGTGCTGCCTGCGTGTTTGCTGTGTAGCGCTGTGATGTCATGTGTGCCGGGACCCACAGGCGCACTGCTGTAGCAATGTATAGCACCCGCCTCGCTGTTCGGGGTCAACATAAACACAGTTTGCTTGCAACTCTTTAGGACAAAAGCTGCCAAGTTTGTGACCTGTAACATCAAAAATATAATTAGCAATCATTCAGGGTAACAGTATTGATGATTAGTTATGTTGTGTTACAGGCTGAATACACCCCAGTAGACTTTCATGCACAAATGACCATTGGAACATAGATTATTCAGTGGTTGTCACATATACATATAATCGATAGTATGaccttggtacagattattttccACATAatccccatacttgtctaagcatttttTCCAATGGTACACCAAGGCGTCTATCCCGCCATAGAAGAAATCGTGGACGTGGCGGCTGGTGGCTTCCATCCAGGTGCTTCAGTGGTCCAGAGAGATGGAAATCAGTCTCTGTGCCATTCCTGTAGGGGGGATGGCCCAGTACCTCCCAGTATGCGGGTGGCTGAATGTGATACCTGTTTCCGTAATATACCGTTAACACCCTGGCAAGTTGGTGATGAATGTCAgctgctgctgatgtgccctttatatGCAGAGATCtggtcacactacgcacctcaatatGTGACCATTTTTCCACCAGCcctgccatcttacacctgatgctgggacagtatgactgataaggggcgcagtctaatggccgtgtgGGAAAGCCTGGTGACAATTTGTCCTGATATAGAGAAcgttacacatgtgagaggtcttgttaccttacgaataccccttttccacctatgagcacgggtcgcagccgggagcctgacacgggtgctacccagccGCGGCCCATGCTCAGCCCTTTTTCCCATCACCATAattcccattgcacattatgccatacactgtagtgcccattacacattatgccacatacagttatgcccgaCACCATTTTATACCCCACCAcagaataatgtcccttacaaattatgccccacaataAGGCTTTTAATTATTTTTACATTTCTTGCCTGCTGCCAGAGGTCTAATGCTCGCTGCCGATCTGGGTTCCAGTCTCGTTGCCGGGGGTTTCCTGTTCATTTCCAAGGGTTTCCTGCTTgtcgccaggggttttatgctccctgcctggggtctcatgctcattgccagggtttcctgcttgttgccacggggttcatgcttgttgccatggaGTTTACATGCACCtccaccccggctgcagcaggcaccgtggTTGCCCGCTGCAGCCGATACCATTGAAGGAAACACTCAGatagaggtcctacttgaccttTAGCTCCTGATTGTAATGCTTGTGTCCTTTGATGTGTGCAGAAACGGATTCATACAGTATGTTCAGAACTAAATATACTTCACGGGCATCTAATGGTACAATACTGCATTTACATCACAAATCCATTGTGGTAATTACAGAAAAACAATTTTGATACCATAAATATACATTTCAAAATATAGCACATAGTTAAAGGTGAAGAACCTGAAATCCACACATCGTACATTATACAGGTGACATTAATGGGACTGATGGGTTTCACAACACATTGGCAGGGTGTTCAGTGATCAGTGAGCTACAACGCCTATAGAAGATATagcgcggtattcaaatgatatatcacgcccaatcgcctttctaaagtgatccccgttatcgcgcatatcgcgcccatagtaatcaggtttagctgcgttaaGGGCTGAATGCCCTCGtagtgagctgaaattattatatcaCGCCCGTCAGCAGTAACAGAaagggtgtgaaaaggggtgaaaagaattgaataccgcccactctGTCTATACTATGTAAGGAATATACCCTGTTCACAGGCTGGAAATGCAGGTACAACTGTAGTCCAGGTTTTCCCAACTACAATAACATCAATAAAAGTGGGTACAAATTTGTTTTTAAGTGGTCTCTGATTGTATATATTGCCAGGATGTTAGTTAATTACTAAAGGGTCTGAAGTTTTACCATttcatgttttaataaaaaaaaaaagaaaaaaagtttttgttAAATAATCAGCACTCAATATTAAATGACGGTAATAAAACATTGAAGCCTAATTTCCACCCCCAGTGTATATGATTGAAACAAATAGCAGTGAATTAAAAAAGTTAATTTAAAAATACATATATCTTTCTATTCTCACAGATTTGAAGCTCACTAAGCATGTAACCATTGTTCTAGTTACAATGGGAGATAACAAGCCCCAGTATGAGAACACCTGCAGCTCGGAGAGTGACCGTGAGTCAATGAAGAGCAAATCCGATTCTCCAGAATTAAAGTCCAGTGAGGACGAGTCACACAGCAACGGGAATAGAGAAAACCCTCCAGCAAATAAACACACTCAGTGTAAACGACACACACTGGATAAAAGGGGACAAACGCAGACCAGACACCGGGCACGGTTGGAGAAGACGTTTGCATGCACAGACTGTGGTAAAAGTTTCACCCGGAGATCATCTCTGGTCACGCACCACagaattcacacaggagagaagccatttgtCTGCCCGGACTGTGGCAAAAGCTTTACCGATAGCTCGAATCTGGTGAAACACCAGAGGACCCACACTGGAGAGAGGCCATACGCATGCACCGAGTGTGGCAAGACCTTCACCGACAGCTCAAACCTTATCGCACATCAGAGAGCCCACACGGGGGAGAAGCCCTACGTCTGCGATGACTGCGAGAAGAGCTTCACGCTTATTTCCAACTTGGTGACTCATAAGAGGGCGCACACAGGGGAGCGGCCTTACGGCTGCACAGAATGCGGGAAGACGTTTTCCCGTAGCTCCCACCTTGTCACTCACCAGCGAGCGCACAGAGGAGAGCGTCCGTATTCCTGCGGCGAGTGCGGCAGGCGTTTCACTCAGATCTCAAACCTCATCGCCCACCAGAGAGCTCACACGGGTCTGCGGCCTTACGCTTGCTCGGTCTGCGAGAAGAGTTACACGCAGAGGTCCAATCTTATCGAGCATCAGAGGACGCACACCGGGGAGAGGCCGTACGTCTGCAATCAGTGTGGAAAGGGCTTCAATCACAACTCGAGCCTTATCAAACATAGAAAAGTACATGTAAAGCATACTACACGTAAGTGGGTTCCGGGGTCAGCTGAACAAGCCGATGACTGGAGTCCGTGAGGGGAGCCGTGTTACCTATAGTGTGTTACCATGAGGGAGatgaatgaagcagtgaaaagagtagatagGTGAACcattggagaagttgtccatggcaaccaatcagctgctacctatacatttatagaatgcacttgatacatgttacttcaaagctcatatgttgctatgggcaacttctccactggctaccttctccactcttttctctgcttcatatATCTCCACCTATGTGTCCTACAACGACAGACACACTATATTATCGTACATGCAGCCTATGAGTGACGTCAGAATTGTGAAAACGTGTGAATCCTGGAGTTTGCCAACGGTAGCATACTGTAAATCTCATGGCTGAAGATCTCATGGTTCCATAACCTTACCTTAAACGATTGGTTGTATTTATACTGCACCATAGACCCAAATCTTTGCACTtaccataaaataaaataaaatatatttaattgtttTCTTGGGTTGTTATTATTACCAAAAGTGTTTTACTGAGCTCCTTTTGCATAAAGTCAAGAGAATTGTTCTATTaatttactttctctgacgtcctagtggatgctggggactccgtaaggaccatggggaatagcggctccgcaggagtctgggcacaaaagtaaagctttaggactacctggtgtgcactggctcctccccctatgaccctcctccaagcctcagttagatttttgtgcccgaacgagaagggtgcacactaggtggatctcctgagctgcttagtgaaaagtttagtttttaggttttttattttcagtgagacctgctggcaacaggctcactgcatcgagggactaaggggagaagaagcgaactcacctgcgtgcagagtggattgggcttcttaggctactggacattagctccagagggaccgatcacaggcccagccatggatgggtccaagagccgcgccgccggccccattacagagccagaagacagaagaggtccgggaaatcggcggcagaagacgtcctgtcttcaataagttagcgcacagcaccgcagctgtgcgccattgctctcagcacacttcacactccggtcactgagggtgcagggcgctgggggggggcgccctgagacgcaataaaaacaccttagatggcaaaaaatacatcacatatagctcctgggctatatggatgcatttaacccctgccagaatacacagaaaaacgggagataaggccgccgagaagggggcggggcctatctcctcagcacactggcgccattttccctcacagctccgttggagggaagctccctggctctcccctgcagtcactacactacagaaagggttaaaaaagagaggggggcactaattaggcgcagtattaaaaatacagcagctataaggggaaaaacacttatataaggttatccctgtatatatatatagcgctctggtgtgtgctggcaaactctccctctgtctccccaaagggctagtggggtcctgtcctctatcagagcattccctgtgtgtgtgctgtgtgtcggtacgtttgtgtcgacatgtatgaggaggaaaatgatgtggagacggagcaaattgcctgtaatagtgatgtcaccccctagggggtcgacacctgagtggatgaactgttggaaggaattacgtgacagtgtcagctctgtataaaagacagtggttgacatgagacagccggctactcagcttgtgcctgtccagacgtctcataggccgtcaggggctctaaagcgcccgttacctcagatggcagatacagacgccgacacggatactgactccagtgtcgacggtgaagagacaaatgtgacttccagtagggccacacgttacatgattgaggcaatgaaaaaatgttttacacatttgtgataatacgagtaccaccaaaaaggggtattatgttcggtgaggaaaaactacctgtagttttcctgaatctgagaaattaaatgaggtgtgtgatgatgcgtgggtttcccccgataacaactgataatttctaaaatgttattggcattatatcttttcccgccagaggttagggtgcgaaacaccccctagggtgggtaaagcgctcacacgcttgtaagaacaagggctctaccc
Coding sequences within:
- the LOC134949622 gene encoding zinc finger protein 239-like is translated as MGDNKPQYENTCSSESDRESMKSKSDSPELKSSEDESHSNGNRENPPANKHTQCKRHTLDKRGQTQTRHRARLEKTFACTDCGKSFTRRSSLVTHHRIHTGEKPFVCPDCGKSFTDSSNLVKHQRTHTGERPYACTECGKTFTDSSNLIAHQRAHTGEKPYVCDDCEKSFTLISNLVTHKRAHTGERPYGCTECGKTFSRSSHLVTHQRAHRGERPYSCGECGRRFTQISNLIAHQRAHTGLRPYACSVCEKSYTQRSNLIEHQRTHTGERPYVCNQCGKGFNHNSSLIKHRKVHVKHTTRKWVPGSAEQADDWSP